The Xiphophorus maculatus strain JP 163 A chromosome 5, X_maculatus-5.0-male, whole genome shotgun sequence nucleotide sequence GAGAAGTGTCCTTATCTGAAATCTGCCAAAGCCATTAACCTCTGCAAGCACATTCTCAAACTTCATCTTGCTGACAGATGATGTAGTGCTGGAGAGTGCAGGAAAGCACCACACAAGATGCAGGGAACTCAAAAacacatctttttttctctgttacaGAACTCTGGTTAATGGACATACAGCTCTGCTCACTAAACCTCATTATGTaacttgtttttcaataaataactttttctgtCAGACAGTGCTTGTAGTGTTCCTTGGTTTGATTAACCCACACCTGTAAGCAAAACCATCAGCTTCATTGCCGTTCATTGTTGTACTTGAGTAAATGATCTAGGACCACTGTTCTGTGAAACCAAAGGACTTGACTGTTAGTGTCTCTGGATCCTTCAGGTGTTAGTTATAGAAATATCAGGGGCAGAAGATATCAACTATAATTTTGCAGAAACAATGTTTAGAATCACTATCATGAAGATTTGATAGTATCATGTAATGTGGTGTAGTTTATGTTAAAAGGAAATTGACACTGAAGTCTtggaaaaaataagtaaattattatttttttaaagtttatgttcTGTTGCCATACTGTGgcaaacaaagcagaacaatATGTACCAATGTTTACATTTGCTTTAGAATTTGCAGTTGTCTAGGAATTAACGTAAAGATGTCAGATGAGTAAATCTACTACTTTCAAACATGCACTGAGTTACTTAGAGTTTCCTCATGGATTGTGTAGAAAAGCAGTGAGAAAATAATCCTTGGGTTGCAGGCGTTGCAATTCATTATTATCACTAACAAGACAATAATGGGTCTGTTATTGAAATCTAATCTATATGCACTGATGTGATtgaatgtttcacattttaaagccTTAAACTGTCATTCAcacttgtcatttttaaagttaagtaatttttcaaatgttatttttaaagttaaaattaaaagtcacatatgcaaatgatttttaataagCTGACAACAGAATTTGTGGATTTATTAATTGCCACACATTCATTGTCATTTGAACATCATCACAGTTAAAAGTTACCACACCATGGGCATAATTAAAACAGGACACTAAATAAGGTGTCCTGATttacacatatttatttatattattgagcaggtaaaaataaaccaataagaaaacacattttgagattaagcATTTATTggtgtagaaaaataaatgttatttatatacTTTTCAATACACACTGACTTCACAGAGCAAGCAGAAGAGACCAATACagttaaaattattaaattaaagcacaaaacatcacaaagagacaaaatgacattacaataattgttttattataaaatgattttacacTGGGACTTGAAGATAATTCATGGAATAGTATTACAGATGACTTGTGGAGGAGAGTAAGCACTAGATGTCCGACATCTGAAAGGTTTAGCTTGCGTTGACATTTGGAGCTGGAAACATATGAAGGCTTTGATGTGAATAAACTTATGTGTCAGAGGAACAATATTTAGACCAGTTTAGTGGTGTGCAAGTGATGCCTGTAGAAGTTAATCGCCCCAGTAGAATTTAATGGAATATGGTGTCAAAGTCCAAAGTCAGATTCCAGGAAGATGAGAATAGTAAATAGTCAagaataatgttttcttttattgatttcttgtttcaaaattagttttgttattaaaaatattctgttacTGGTCAATTCTCCTTTTTACTGAATTACCATCTTCCGTGTTGACTTGTTcctgcaatacaaataaaactcactTATTTCTTCATACATAGATCCttcaaataaaagagaaaaagagcaaaagtaTCCAAAggcattaaaaaatgtgttgtgtttatGAAATGCTCTATTTTGCTATTTTGCTAGTACCTTTGTACTGGGAGGCTTTGTAAATAACTAAACCTTTACCATATATTTGATATTGGATTACACATAATGTTCTCTTgaaacttctctttcttttttacctgGGTTTCTCAATGTCTTCAATGAACTCTGGCAGCTGGGTGTTTAACGTTTCAGACAGGAGTGAAGCAACCAAACCAGAGCTAACTGCCACAGCACAGTAAGTGGCGGCGGGGAGGAACTGCCACACGTCTTCCAACAGCATAATGAGCGGGGAGATGGAAACGCCCAGCCGTGCCACAAACGAGGTGTAGCCTAGACCATTCTGcctgaaaaaggacaaaaaggtTATTGGGAACTTTCCGATCTCAACAAAATCAAACATCCTTAATAAACATAACTATATATGTCCGACTGACCGGACTACTGTAGGATAAAGTTCAATTGTGTAAAGGAATATTATAGTGAATGAAGCCTCTGACATGGATTTTCCCAGGACGGCCACAATGGTCCGAATAATCCACTTATCTGGGGAGAAGTCCACAATGATTAGATGTGCTTAGGAATATATTTCTAACCAAATGtgacctttttaaataaaaaaaatgtacctttcgaaacaaaaatattgatgaGTAGACAGAATCCCACAGACAGCAGAGCTGCCATCTGACTACGCTTTCGACCAATTTTCTCCAAGGAGAAATAGACGCCAATCTTCATCGGCATTTCCATTGAAGCGAAGATGAATTGTGTGAGAAACAGATTTAGTCCAAACCCTGCAATGTTTAGACTTATTCCATAATAAGTAAATGCCACTCCATACCtagaacacacacaaaaaataactttaagcacttttttttcctattcTCACTTCTTTCTTTATAAGTGGAATTCAAAGCTAAGGCAACCAGAAACTTTATGAATAAATAGTTAAACCCAAATTTGTCTCCtttgttttctctgagttttctgaaacttatcaaaaaatacattaatatcaAGCTAGCTGATCTGAAACGTAACATTAATATTTTGGAGTTATCTTCTACAGAGACTAATTATATTGTAGCCTGACAACATTTTGCAATATACCAGCAGTGCTGTTACACCCGTTACTGGCTGTTAGCAACTGGCAAACCTGTAGTTAGCAACACAGTTGATGTGGTTTGGATTGATCAGCCTATTCTTAGAGTGTCTGCTGACACGCTATTATGAAAATTATACTGATATGACATGACTCAGTATTTTCACATCAAATGctttattttactaaatgtcAGTGTTAAATtatccaataaaatatttatttactttacgTGTTTTAACACTTTCCAGAAAGACCAATAATTGTGAAAACGCTGCACCTTAAAAGGGGTAAAGTGTTTCCcttcatattttcttcttctgcggCACCATGTTAACAATTGCCACACAAGTATACAAAGTTGCCACTTTAAAAAGTACTGATCCGCtcactttaaaataatacatacCATACAATCCCTGAGCATATCGCAAGTTTTCTTATATTTGGGGTCCTGAACAGATCAACAACAGTGTACTTCTTATCTCCAGTATCAACTTCTGCAGATTCCAGTAATGTctttgacaaaaacagaaaaatagagCGAAATCAGAGAACTCAAATGAAGACGTTTTAAAATTATCTAAGACTCTCAGTACAGGAAATTATTTGTTTcgctttgtcatttttctttcattgcaCTGTTACGCATTATGTGGCTGCAAAATAACAGACTTCAAGGGATCTGAATACTGCGGCAAGGCACAATACCTTTGGTGTGATGGTATCAATACACTTGGACCTGTTGTTTGTCTCAGCGCATTTTGCAATGTAATGATGCGCAgcttctgcatttttctttgccAAAAGCCACCTAGCAGACTCTGGGAGCCAACTGCAATGACAGATTAAAGACTTCATTATTTGATCAACAGAATTAGCTTCTTTCAGTAATAAGATTTAACGTCATTACCGCCAAGCGAAGATGGATAAAATCAGTGGCGAAGTAACAACCACAAGGAGCATCCTCCAGTCCCTCACAAAGAAAGCAATCCCTGTCAAAAGCAAGTTCCCAAGGGTCCAGTCCAGACTTATGATTACACTTGAGAAAGTCCTGCGCTCAATGCTGCACCATTCAACATCTGCGGTAACAATGGCATGGATGAAAAGTTagatcagaaaatgaaaatgcacGTAACATAAACGACGGAGAAGAAGTACAGTAGAAATGTCTCTCTTACTTAAAGCAATGGAGATAATGCTTATCCCTGCAAGGGACATTCCTGTGAAGAATCTCATAATGGTGAACATTACATATGATGTGGAGAATGCGCTCAGTACAGCAAACGTCAAGGAGGATAAATAAGACACCAGCAGCAGTCGCCGTCGCCCAAACCTGGTCATCACGGACATCAGCATGGAATTACAAGATGTTCAGAAGGTAAAAAAATGTACTGACTTAAAACCCCTCAGTGTTGCcttactttacaaaaaacatttctaactgAACTAAAGCTCCCATAATTCTCCCATTCAACTTAACTTCTTTACTTACTACTTACCAGTGTTATCTTGTAGAATTACATACATCTTAGTGAATATACTTCAGCAAAtatgaagcttttattttaactttttacacAGACACATTGACTCATCAGGActatacagtatttttatttaaatccttACCTGTCACTTAGAAACCCAAAGAGCGGGGCGCCAATCATGACACCGATAAAGAAAATTGTAGCTGTTACTTTGTTCATCCCTTTTCTGCTGCAGACAAGATCCCACTGCAAAGGACAATTTGgtcagtttaaaataataataaaaaaattcaacttcaGGTTTTATGTAGATAGAATATGTCTACATGTTTCATCTAATAGCTTTTTCTACAACACTTACCTCAGTTACCAAGGTAGATTTAAAGGTGCTGTTGTCATAGACCCATCCACTCTGACACTCAACAAAGGATGCCTCCTCACTGCGGTTGCCTGATAGATACTCAAATTGGGGCTTTGCAAACATCTGACATGAGCTGAGAGTCCCATCTTGCTCTGTTGGAATGGAAACCAACAGCTTCTGGTAGGGAGTCAAATTTCCAAAGATGCCTCCGTCTTCCAGGGTGCTGATGTTGCAGTGGTGAGGGGGCACAGCGCCCATAAAGTTGTTTAGCAGAAAATGGCACGGCAGAGTGATTCGAGAAAGCATCTGAATCAAGAACAACTTGACTTGAAATTTTCCAAATCCATTAATTTCAGAAAGTACATCgtcaaatttcattttgctgCTGATCAGAAGTCAATGAGGAGTGACATACAGTGAAAGTGAAGCAAAGTGAGAAGACACAGAGTGAAAAGACACATTTAAGAGCGCCTTGTTAATCATTACAGATGTCTGGTTTAGACATTTTGTTGCAGCCAAAATAAAGAAGTTATTTTGTACCAAACATAAActcctttttaaaatctatttcaaaCCAGAAAATGTTAAGCTTTTGTGATTAAAACATCTTGACAGGCGTTCAGCAAAACAGTTTCATTATGTAGCTcaaattgaatatattaaaaagcaCAACGTATATCTGTATGACAGACAGATGCTTTCCAGTAAGATGTCTTGAAGACAAAAGTACAGCTGGTTACAGGCAAATATTTCACAGAAGACACTGTTAAACTTAAACAATTTTAGACCACATGTTCCATTAAGAATCTGTGTGGGGAATTTAAATGTGAGGACAGTGAGTCGTCTagacaaaaacttaaaaaagtaaGGTCTCAATAACTGTGTTAAAACTTTTTCGTATTTATTCTCTGATTTAtcacagaaaaagagaaaatatgccTTCCTTTAACAATCTGAACAAGATGTTACAGAGCGTTCTTGTCTGGACATCCGAGAAATTTATACATGTATTCAAATTTGAAGCACATGCGACCTCTTCTGGTTGATAAAACAATTACAGATAGGGTCACGTAAAGAAGTCttgttgaacaaaaaaaaaatggggtattttggtttgtttttgtgtttagcaTGATTTAGGTGGTTCTCTTGTGTTGCGATTTTATTAGCTATGCATtactaaaatgtgaaacaaatgtTCTTGCATCGTCTCAAATCTGTAAACTTGTTGCTTGCACAACAGCCACATACTTTGTTGTTCATTATAGCGATTTTATTTGATGGACCAAAAGAGAGAAATTTCtaattgtgaagcagaaaggaAATGATAGATGGTTTGAAAgtctttttctaaataagaaGCTATGTTCCTTTGTAACCAGACCCGCATGGCAGTACTTTCTTGGAACCATCTGTCATGATGTGCGGTTGTAGGGTGGTGAGGAAAACGCGTAGGACCCAGGTTGGAATGATGAACTAATATTTAATGGTGAAAAAGGCACAAATAATCCAAAGGTCCAGGCAGCATAGATGAGCAGAAAACTAAGGCTCAAAACAGGCAGCGACTGGTAACATCAAAAGCGACACGACAGAACTGACAGACTGGtacgacaaggacccgacaaagacacagagacacaggtggtATTAAATACACAAAGGGTAATCACGGAACGaaacacacctgggaacaatcaaggggcagacaggacaacacggagactcaagacacagaaacccaaaaataaacacacagaaaaactcaaatcaacagaaaaaacCCAATCCTGACATCTGCTGCATTAATAGGTGTAAATTATCTACAGCTACAGAGTCAGCTTTCTTCATTTTcagacagatatttattttattgttcttcaCAGAGTAGctaaatcaaaatttaaagtttcaaaattcaaagttattgattggatttaggtctagactttgactggaccattcaaataaatgtgtagGGTTTCATTAAACCATTCACCCAATCTGGAGAATTGCCCTGACTTGGTAGCTATTCAGTTGTGCCATGCTCAttctattttcagatgatgaatatattgtaaaatattcaaaactcGTGATGTTTCTTTTATAACCTAATCCTGCTTCAAACCTAATCACAGTTTTATTCCTGACCTGTTGTGTTCCTTGTCTTAATGATGCTTTTTATTCACAAAAGTTCTCTGATTCCTTCACATGACAGCTGCATTTACACTGAGATGAAAGTGCACattaaactggattttatttactaattaagtGTCTGCCGACTGGAATTGCACTTGATATTATTTAGGGTTATTGAAGCAAGGGCATTGGAAACTAattcttttcagagttttacttaaaaaaatttaaccgCATATTATTTGACCTCCATATCACAATTATGTACTGTGTTATATCGGGCAGAGACACAAAATTTCCCTAAAATACATTGTTGCTTgattgaaatgtgacaaaacccGAAAAGTtccaggggtatgaatatttttgcaaataagcTCAAGAATTGATGAGGTATGAgatataaaatgttaatatttttacttccaCGTTActttagaaaggaaaaaaatcaaatcagacGGACATTTCAGATGGCTAGGAATATCTCCATGTCTCATGACACCTGACTGCTGCCGTTGTGTGATGCTACTGTCTGGGATTGGGAGTGGGAGGTGAAGGCAGGGGCACCTTTTCTCCCCCCTGCTTAAATACTGCTGCATACATGAGTGACCAAGGCTACACTGTAACATGTTGCTGTACAGCAGAAGGGCTGTGATGCTGGATGGCAACTGAAGGTTCACCGTTTGGTCAATCGTTTCATTGCATCAAGAATAATAGCCGTAAGTACTAAGTCCAAATACGGATTTTGATGTTGtctgatttgttgttgtttacttgAAAATTAAGCTTGACTTTAATATACATTAATTAGTgtgaattacatatttttgagtTGCCTAAGTGCCTGTAGTAATCAGTATCGTGTCATGTTTTGTgatatttaatactttttaactgaaagactgaagaattttttaaatgtaattttctggcaatttaaactttttaaaagatgtCGAAATATACTTAATGAAACtgcaaaatgaatattttagctgttttaagGCCTGCCGTGTGGTAGAATacttcaaaaacatgtttttgtttctcagcaGAATGTGCGCTTAATGTTGGGTAACATGGAAGCATTGACTCTTCTTTAGCTCAGTCTTATGGGTCACCTTCCCTAAGCCCCCCGACCAAGAGTCGTCTCATTCACCAGAGATACTGACTCCCTGTTTCCATGACAGCAGCTCAACCTGCTGGTGTTTTAGCCATACTAGGAGAAAGAAAGTCTTGTAGCACCAGAGCTGGATCTGATGTTGGCCAAGAGTTTAAATGAAGTGGAACCAAGTGTGAAGAGAAGCTTGGAGGGGacagttttccttttaaacTTGGCCAGGGTTCAAAAAAGGCTTAGCTTTATGTAATGCCACAGACAGCATATTTAAGTATGGAACAAGTCAACTTTTCTAGATGTATTTCTAATGGTGCAATTGACATGGAACAAACAAGTCCATAAATTACATGTAGTACAATGAAATAGCTCAATAGGAGCATCCTGAAAGTGATTACTGAACTTAatgtaaaagtagaaaaaacgTTTTTGTCGTGAAAATGTCTCATGTATAGAGAAAAGAGGCCCATGAATCTTCTTCAAACAGGATGTCTATGTCCAAATAGTTAAACTTGTGTTTTAAAGGTTCCCCTCAAAAGTTGGAATATACTTTTTCCTTTAAGATTGAAGTCTTGTGCACCGAAAATGCATAGAAGCTTTGatggtttagttttgttttttgtctaagCCTTTCTGTGAGCGGTTCTCAGCTTTTCTGCTACTGTTCTCTATTCTTTTGACCCTTCTGTCAGAAATCTTGCAAAGATCATCTGGTTGTGGCTGGTTTTGAAATGATGGTTTTTCCATTTCTGGATTGTTGCTGTAATGTTGCTTGCTGGAAAACTgcaagatgtttaaaaatatgcttggAATTAATGCCATCCGCATTCTTTGCAACAATAAGGTTGCAACATTCCTAAAAGAATACCTTTCAGGACTtaacttttttatattgttgtCACGGATGCACCTTTCTGAATACTGACAAATTATTGCTTTTCTTAGctttttatgctaaaaaaaagcataaaaagctTTGCACTTTCTTTTAGTCATGTATTCAATACATAGTCCATGTTTCACTCCACCTTTTCTATAGGTTCattcattttgatttctttatatatattgaATACATTGGTGTCAATGTCAAGCACCCTCTTAGAAATATAATTGGACCGTTTTAAGGTTTtggaaatcttttttctttgttgcatgtagcttttctttaaaacaacaagTATGTTTGACTGcacaaaaacatggaaattcttctttcttttcttttatttatttatttatttatttatttatttatttatttatttatttatttatttatttatttatttatttatttttacatttttaaaaggccTTAAACACTTTCCTGCAAGTAGCAAACATATTCTTGTGAGAAAATTGTGCTCCTTGTATCATTATATGATTGCCAATTTGTTATTGGGAGCAGGTAACAATTTTTTATCGATGTAATATCAAATATACCTGATGGCACTAAATAAGCTTTTGTGTTGGATTACGACGGTGTAAAAATCTGATGAGCCAAAAGACGAACAAAGTGTGTAACATTTTGTTACACATTTTGTAGTGCTATAGCACCCCCCTCTGGTCGATTCTATTTTTGTGGgtaaaaacagtttgaacagTTTAAACATATCCCTCCGAAGACTAGGCTGCACCTTTCACTGTTCAAATTTCAGGTAGCAATTTCAGGCACATATCATTACATTTGCAttcctttatttattaataaatgtgttGGATGTTTGGCAGTGGTTTAAGACTATATTTTGCAATTAAcagttaaaatgtattaatttgcAAATCagggaaaaatgtattaatttgcAAATCAGGGATTGGGTTGAGTAAAAGAGGATCTATATAATGCAGAAAAGTCACAGAGTCTCTACCACATCTTAAATGGGCATGCTGACAGCTGCAGCAGTACAGAGGCTAGTTGCAGAGATAAATGGGAACAGTGGGGGGAAAAACCTTGCTGTGTAAACAAGAGTTGGGGAAACAGCCACCCAATTGTTTTGCTTATACTCTTGGACATGAATGCTGCTTTCTCTCTCCTGGTATTACATACCATTCCATTTACAGCCCTGACGAAACTGCCAGACCAAAGTTGCCCTTTCCAGTTTGGGACTGGAATAACTTGAGGAATTGCATTTTTGTATGTTATGTTAAAAGGGCAACATAATTCTCCCCTGGTGAAAACTGAATATGtaaatgatttctgtttatctACATTCTACTAGAATAATCCTGCAGTTGAATAATCCTTCTGCAAGAcgttatgtatttttttattgtttatcatttgaTATAGTTTCTAAGTTACTTTGGGATTTTGGACTTTGCTATGAATTACATGCATCTCCCctccatgatgctgccacaatTTGCACTGTTCAaagttatatttataaataataatccACACTTCATGTGAAAAGGTTATCTGATGTTAACTTAGACATATCTTTG carries:
- the LOC102230138 gene encoding solute carrier family 22 member 7-like; the protein is MKFDDVLSEINGFGKFQVKLFLIQMLSRITLPCHFLLNNFMGAVPPHHCNISTLEDGGIFGNLTPYQKLLVSIPTEQDGTLSSCQMFAKPQFEYLSGNRSEEASFVECQSGWVYDNSTFKSTLVTEWDLVCSRKGMNKVTATIFFIGVMIGAPLFGFLSDRFGRRRLLLVSYLSSLTFAVLSAFSTSYVMFTIMRFFTGMSLAGISIISIALNVEWCSIERRTFSSVIISLDWTLGNLLLTGIAFFVRDWRMLLVVVTSPLILSIFAWRWLPESARWLLAKKNAEAAHHYIAKCAETNNRSKCIDTITPKTLLESAEVDTGDKKYTVVDLFRTPNIRKLAICSGIVWYGVAFTYYGISLNIAGFGLNLFLTQFIFASMEMPMKIGVYFSLEKIGRKRSQMAALLSVGFCLLINIFVSKDKWIIRTIVAVLGKSMSEASFTIIFLYTIELYPTVVRQNGLGYTSFVARLGVSISPLIMLLEDVWQFLPAATYCAVAVSSGLVASLLSETLNTQLPEFIEDIEKPRNKSTRKMVIQ